Part of the Henckelia pumila isolate YLH828 chromosome 2, ASM3356847v2, whole genome shotgun sequence genome is shown below.
ggaatccagatgtattaaccccattggctagacgtgctaaactctgagtcttaacatcagatatctgagcatctctgatctgagaatacaatgttggctcagataatatagtatacaaacgaattccatttttttctttcttgtgcttgagtgtaaaactcaatgaacaacattcTTGAACCaaatgagatatttcactagtctgaagtgcagaaagtctcacctgccgactcaaggcatcagcagtaataTTAggagaacctggatgatatttgatttcacaatcataatccttcaaaagatccatccagcgtctctgtcgcatattcaactccgcctgagtgaataaatacttcaaactcttgtgatccgtaaatatctcaaatttctcgccataaagataatgcctccaaatcttgagtgcaaatacaatggcggctaactcaagatcatgtactcgataattattctcatgcgtcttcaactgtcgagaagcataagcaataacatatCCATGCTGTgtaagaacacatcctaacccctgaccagaggcatcagtatagacaacaaaacctcctgatccagaaggtagggtgcagtagtaagacgtctacgcagctcgtgaaatgactcctcacaatccgaggaccatatgaaggcaacatctttccgtgtaagctgtgtcaaaggcctgaccaactgtgcaaaattctcgatgaaccgacggtaataacccgctagatccaagaaacttcgaatctcagcaaccgtcgtcggacgagaccagttcagcactgtctctatcttacttggatcaacagatatcccttcactagaaattacatgaccgagaaacactacccgatcaagccagaattcgcacttgcttaatttcgcatacagctgcttatctcgtaacgtctgtaaaacaatcctcagatgctgtgcatgctcatccttgtcatgagaatagacaagaatatcatcaatgaagacgatgacaaatctatccagatattctcgaaatacctgattcatcaaattcataaagactgccggtgcattcgtcaaaccgaatggcatcaccaaaaattcataatgcccgtatctggtcctgaaagcagtcgtagaaatatctgagtctcgtacccgcatctggtggtatccagatctcagatatatcttcgagtaaacagaagtaccctgtaattgatcgaacagatcatcaatccgcggcaaaggatacttattcttgatggtgacacgattcaactgcctgtagtcgatacataatcgcatcgatccatccttcttcttgacaaataaaacaggtaCTCCCCAcgaagaaacactcggacggaTATATCTCTTATctagcagatcctgcaactgctgcttcaattctctcatctctgatggtgccagacgataaggtgctcgggatataggcatagttcctggtactagatcaataccaaattcaatctctcgaaccggaggaaaaccaggaatctcatcagggaatacatcaggaaactcgctgacaaccggtaactgattgATACCcagactactcgtggacatatcaactgcatagatgaggtagccctccccacttGACTCTAAGACATAACATGCCTTCAAAGGCGAAACAagaggcatcggaggtcgcgcaccctctccataaaagtaccagctatcaccctcatccagatgaaactgtaccagacgctgatagcaatccacagtagcgtgatacaaagtcagcatatctattcccaaaatacaatcaaaatctgccatcgctagaatcatcagattagcagacaacacgtgaccctcaaactctagaaggcaacccatcactagacgcttagtcactacctcctgctccagcggagtagatacaactaaatccatatctaatgatacataaggtaatctatgtctcttaacaaaacgtctagaaataaaggaatgcgatgctccagtatcaattaaaacaagtgcaggaataccacataacaaaaaggtacctgccaacatgcgatcgcttccctcattAGCCTggtcttgagacagagcaaacacttgcccttgtgagtgtggacggtaaccaaaagaactctgtggtgctagctgctgacgtggaaaagtagaagcctgagatccaacctgtgatcctggtccactagcagaacccatacgctgaggacaatctctccgcagatgtccctgctcaccacaaatataacaagcaccagtagcctttcgacatgaagctgcaggatgtttccctccacagtggctgcaaaattcctcctccttcttcttcttcccgaaaCGGAATGTACCTAGTGAACcatgagaaccagacgaagtagtaggaatAGAAGAatacataggtccagattgcacaacagattgagctctaggctcaaaagatccactaggttgtcttggcatcaacaactgtgcccgcctgttgctggtctccacaagacggcaacggttcaccaaagtctcataagatgtcggatcatcacagacgacaacttgtgagtagatatcttgattcaagccttgcagaaagatatcatacttggatgcatcactgtcactgatatgaggactgaaaggtagcagatcaagaaatcgttgctgatattgatcaatagtaaTTGATCATTGCCTCAGAGTAAgtaactccatcgatcgtgtctggcgaacagctggaggaaaatacagtttttgaaactgctgacagaaatctccccaagtcacctgtcctctctcagtacgtgcctgagcagccttggcatcccaccaaaaacgtgctcgatcctctagaacgaactctagaacttccaatttcagctcctcagtgcaatcgaaagctcgaaaagcactctcgagtttggacatccaacttcttgcttgttcaggattctcgcctcccaccaagggtttcggtcttacttgcatgaacttattgatagagtaacgacgtctaccctcatgaggacgatatcgatcatcatgatggcgatgatgacgatgatgaccacctccctggccaacactaccgtgactctcgtcagccatatcctgaaaaaaattgcacattaaaatcccaaatgcgcaagaattactcaagactaaactaaatcccaagtactaatttccaaaatctatgcatgctctgataccaaaaatgtagtgaccctgcatggaatcatctactaactggcaactaataacatgcattaaacttaatacagcaaaatacttaaacaGAGTACatcgtgcggaaacataatccataatttacatatcagcttattAAAACAAGTTCAGGCTTAAtattgtagtgatacaaccatatcgaagaacttaaaaagtaaacattatacaactaaACAAATCCTGATGTATAAAGTCCCCTGACAGGCTCCGGctctctagtcctgcctcgaactaccagctccgtccatcctgcgacctgccccatggaataggatgtccaagataacaactaggacgtgagcgctaacgcccagtacataaacatgagtaaacatatgtatatgatgcatgcaacatgatgactggtaaatggtcatctgaaaagtcatgctcagtaccggcgccacatgagtgctgtcaccgcacggatcaacctctgggtgcaaccacactcgtctaatacaccagagtagtcagacatacatgtccccgccgtcgcggtactctcagtgacagactatcgagtatagagctgagcggctctataatcaggtataacaaggtatatgctcaacgtgtatatgtacatgacatatgaatatagaaaacggtaaatcatatatcatgtcatataataatgccaaataaatgcaacatataaacatgcatactcgctggcaatctcagtcaatgtgtacgtacctctaggctagttcaagtatagtagatcctaggttccaagcctatattcaaaagtttaccgtatcactacacaagttctataagccttaactaagctaataagtactcccaaaacttaaatagattttcggaccataccttcgtccgtagatagccctttggagtcgctggtcccggatgactataatcacaccttggttatttcagaacctcgattataaccgatagggccctcaagtgtataactcatacTATAAAACTGGAGAAGAAAACTcggaaatttgaatttgaaaatgaactccggagacccctatttatagccaaaatttccagacacgaacgttgcgtccgttcgggttcgttgcatccgttcctgcatgtttgacacttgtcaaaactcgtagcTTAGTCATCAAGCCACCTCATGTCTGCCTGTATCTcaaggaacgttgcgtccgttgagaaacgttgcgtccgttctgccccTCCATCATTGCGTCCGATGGCCAATGGAAGCTCCGTTCGTCAAATCATTTTTTTAGTTGATTAAGCCCCGAACTTGGTTAATtatcaacccttaatcatgtttaacatattattatcttaaaatggaatatGGGTTACTACACACGGTTAATTAGGTACATCCAATTTCGAAGTAACAAAGATTTCAACAATATATTTTATAGTTGATTTTCTCGCTGACTAATTTTTTTTCTGATCAAATTCCTTTACAAGAGAACTGGGAATGAGAGCTCTTCAAAACAgcttattaaaataaattaattttttaatatatgtttattctaaaactattttcgtatatgtataattttaaacattatttcaatagaattatatttttttgataattttgacgataaaaagatcttataaaatcaaatatatcaacaattttaagttatttaaaataagtttactcAAAcattttaacaatttatttttaaaataagttctaacagtttataagctcgtaaaataacttttaagaacttataagctctttttaataagttaagctttttttaataagcttagccaaacactcataataattaattaaatttatttaaaaaaaacacgaaTTTATAATGATGGACAGAAGGGTTATAAAATGTGAATTCCGCTAGAAGGAGGGCTTGAACCTCCGACCTTGTGGTTAACTGGGAATGAGAGCTCTTCAAAACAgcttattaaaataaattgattttttaatatatgtttattttaaaactattttcgtatatgtataatttgaaacattattttaatagaattatatttttttataattttgacgataaaaaaatcttataaaatcaaatatatcaacaattttaagttatttaaaataagtttactcAAAcattttaacaatttatttttaaaataagttctaacagtTTATAATCTCGTAAAACAACTTTTAAGAACTTATAAACTCTTTTTAATAagttaagttttttttaataagcttagccaaacactcataataattaattaaatttatttaaaaaaaacacgaaTTTATAATGATGGACAGAAGGGTTATAAAATATGAATTCCGCTAGAAGGAGGGCTTGAACCTCCGACCTTGTGGTTAACAGCCACACGCTCTAACCAACTGAGCTATTCCAGCTTTTGGTTGTAGAATAACACTTTTATAATATATACATCTCATAAATGGTTGCAAGAAAATTAATGGCATGGTCTGCGCTGTGCCTCGTGCTTCCTTCGGCGGCAGAGGTGAAGAGAAATGTGGAGAAGAGCCGCGTGTCTACTTTCGCGAAGAAGCTTTTCATCGGAACAAGAAATCCCAAGCCTCTATTCATTCCTCCAACCATCAATTTTTGCACTCAGAAGAACTCCTCAACCGCAACCAACCCTTTCAAAATCCCAAGCGAACTCCCTTTCACAACCTCAAAGATCCAATCTTGAGACCAATCTTCAACGATTCCTTTTCGACCATAACACAGATGAGGCCTGGAAAGCTTTCAAGACTTTCACCAATTGTGCTTCTTTCCCGAGTAAGTCTCTCACCAACTCGTTAATTATCCACCTGTCTTCGCTATCTGATGCCCATAATATCAAGAGAGCATTTGCGTCGGTGGTTTATTTGTTGGAAAAGAATCCTTCATTGTTAGAACATGAAAGTGTGAAGAAACTTTTGGATTCCCTGAAAATTGCCAACAGTGGCGCGCCTGCTTTTGCATTGGTGAGAAGCATGCTAAAGAACAGGTTTTTTATACCTTTTGAAATGTGGGGCGTTGTTCTTGTTGATATCTGTAGGCAAAATGGGAGCTTTGCTCCTTTTTTGAGTGTTTTCCACGAGAGTTGTAGGATTTCTATCGATGAGAAGCTGAATTTAATGAAGCCTGATTTGGTTGCGTGTAATGCTGTATTAGAATGTTACTGTCGTGAGCTTGAATCTGTAAGGGATGCTGAGAAAGTGATTGAAACTATGTCGGTTTTGGGAGTTAGGCCTGACAAATATAGTGTAGGATTTCTTGGGTATTTGTATGCTACTAAGGGGCTACGGGAGAAGGTAAAGGAGTTGGATAGTTTCATAGGTAGGTTTGGTATATCTGATAAAAGTGTTCTTTCTGATAATGTGATTCGTGGGTATGTGAAATCAGGTGATCTCCAGTCAGCATCGGCAACTATTCTATGCTATTTGAAAGAAGGGGAAGAACAGTGTTTTAGTGAAGGAACCTGTAATGAAATTGTGGAAGGGTTTCTGCGAGATGGAAATTTGAAAGGTTTAGCAAATTTGGTTATGGAATCTCAGAAGCTGGAACCTGCATCATTTGAAGTGGATAAGTCTGTAGGTTATGGAGTTGTTACAGCCTGCATCAATCTTGGCTTATTGGACAAGGCCCATAGCATTCTCCATGAAATGAACAGGCAGGGAGCTTCCATTGGACTTGGGGCCTATGTTCCCGTTTTGAAGGCTTATTCCAGAGAGAAACGAACAGCTGAAGCTGCACAATTAGTTACTGAACTCTGTAACTTGGGGCTGCCATTGGATGTTGTTATATATGATTCTTTAATCGAATCATCCATGTCCTGCCAAGATTTTCGGTCTGCTTTTTCTCTATACCGCGACATGAGAGAATCAAGAGTATGCGAGTTAAAAGGCAGTTACTTGACAATCATGACAGGGCTTACAGAGCATCATAGACCTGAGCTGATGGCTGCTTTCATGGATGAAGTTGTTCAGGACCCTGGGGTCGAAGTGGGAACACATGACTGGAATTCTATAATTCACGCCTTCTGTAAGGCTGGTAGAATGGGAGATGCTAGGCGGACCTTCAGGAGGATGATTTTCTTGCAGTTTGAACCGAACGAACAGACATATTTATCCCTTATTAATGGATATGTCGCCATAGAGAAATATTTTAGTGTTTTGTTGCTTTGGAATGAAGTTAAGAGGAAGATTTTTGGTGAGGGAGAGAAAAGGTTGAAATTAGATAGTAGCTTGGTTGATGCATTTTTATACGCGTTGGTCAAGGGTGGTTTCTTTGATGCTGTGATGCAAGTAGTCGAAAAATCTCAAGAAATGAAGATATTTGTTGATAAGTGGAGGTATAAGCAAGCATTTATGGAGACCCATAAGAAGCTGCGAGTGTCAAATTTGAGACGGAGAAACTTTAGAAAAATGGAATCACTAGTTGCCTTCAAGAACTGGGCAGGGTTGAATGCATGATCCAGTGTTGCATCGGTATCTAATGTTTGTTCTTCTCAAGTTTCTGCACGGAGATGGTTCATGTTATTGTTTGAAATCGGCACTGTAAAGCTACTGAGTTCGAAGATCGTCATCCACGACTGAGAAGGTGGTTTGAGGACTTTGGAGGCTGAAACTTAAATATCGGTTTTGATTTTCTCATTCATGCTGTCCGTTTCATGTATTCAGGTAAGCTCTTGTTTGCACGAATGTGTGGTCGGCCACCTCAGCCGGAGTGTTAGGTTATCCGGATCCATGCTTGGACTTGGTCTTTCCAGCTAACGCCTAACAAGAACAGGAAACACAGCGCTCTTTGGAAAGTTAAAATGGTTCATATTTTGGACAAATTTTATTCCCATGTAAGTTTTCAGCTGTTTAAGATTCAGACAGGATACATGAGAAGTATCAGTGTTCTGTTTCTTGTTATTAAACAATACATCTACCGCATGCCTTTTGATGCATTCCTGGTTTCAATGAGTATTCACGAGGTGGTAGATTGATGGAATAATAAACAATTTAGTGTGAGAAAGTCAGAGACCGTGGAAACagtttgattttttaattttcattttgatatattttttttctatcaACTCAAATGCTCATTAGTCCCTTTAAAATTGTTTTACTCATTTTAcctgttttatttatttttccatATTATGAAAgagtaattttttatatatttataatcatGAAAGTATAAGAACTTTTGCAAACAATAAATTATAATTCTTCATTTGTGAATGTTTATCCGGTGATTCCTTGTAAGTTATATTTAGTGGCGTGCTTTAGATTTTAGGGACTTTACGTGAACTTGAAAAATTAGGTCCTTGAGGACTGAGGTCCaccattaatatttatttatatcattCTCAACTAATTTTTTAATATCTTAATTGATTACCGAAATATATATTCGTTTAttaatttcaatttcaattccaaaTCTCATTTTTTATAAATCCAAATACACTGTTAGGATGTCAAATTCAATGAGGCGGTAAACCGTGAACTTTCAACATATATGTCaatataagaaaaagaaaagtgAAACCCAACTTTTTCatgttaaaaattattggatctctataaaaaaaaatagtggaTCAATGctccaaaaaaataaatttactgGGTCATTTAAAtcgaataaatattatttttttaatctttatttAAACTGATTGAATAAAATTTGAGGTTCTCTAGGTATGAGTCATGAGACGGAAAAAAattagaatatatatattaatttgatttttggaaagTAGAATATTTGCCCAAGTTTCTACGATCTTGACTAAAAACAAAAACCTCAAGCTACATTTATTGCTCAATACTTTAGGCGCACTCAAATTTCTCCTCCTAGTAGTCAGTAGATCTGAGCTCAAACAACCTAAAGGTAAGCTCAAAATCCTTTGCAACTATTTAAACCATTGTTTAATGTTTATCTGATGAATGTGCACCGATTATGTAGCCATTCGTATTTGTTCCTCTTGATTTTAGTATCTGTTGCGTTTCTCTCGAGCCATTGGGGACTGAATCTGGTTTTTCTGTAGCCACTCCCTTTGCAATCGAAGCCACGCTATTGGTTGAGTTTTCATTGTGTTGATATCAGGGGAAGAAAATTGCCCGATTGAAGAAATTTTATTATGCTATATACTATATACGGCAAAAGGGAAACTTGGGTTTTGTTTCTCGAATTTAGCAGAGTAATTCGATTGTAATTTTGTGGAAAATTAAAACTTGGGTTGTATTTCTCATATTATCGACACATAATTTGTTATTATTCTAAGAACGTGTTTAGGTTCTATAATATAACCATGACAACTATGAGGCAAGCGGGTTGAAGTTAGAGATAGCTGTGATATTTATTCCATATCCTGAAATGACTCTGAAATTGGCTTTTTGTAGTACAAGAGAATCTTCAAGTTATATGATATATGTTAGTTTCCACATTAGTTTAGTGGCATTTTATGGAAATTTATTGAATTCTTGGTGCTTGACTACATTGTTGTTGGTGTACATTTGATACCACCGCATTTTATCTGAGTATGCATTTTTCCTGACAGGCCTTATATTAACCTGCAAAGAAAAGGAGATATGGGTCGTGGTGTGAGCAGTGGTGGAGGACAGAGCTCGCTTGGGTACTTGTTTGGAAGTGGTGAGGTGCCAAAACCGTCACGGGATAATACCAAAGATGTTGCAACTGAAAGTCGGGCATCGCATAAAGAACCTGCACCTGCACCAAAGCCTAATGCTGCTGCTCATCCTGTGGATGTTAGTAAGCAAATTCCTGCGGGCATTCAGAGTAGCACGATGAATAACCACTCCAGAGCTGGTGGGGACAACATTTGCAATTTCATCACGGTATGATCTAGCTCATCAAATAACTATTGTCATGAGGTGCAGATTAATTTCTTTTAGTGGATAACCTAAACCATTTGGTACCGTTTGGTACATGAGATGAAAGTGAGATGAAACACAAATTTTTAATCATCTCATGTTTCTCTGATTTTTTTGTTAACCCAATGATATCTCATGGCTCGGTATGAGATTAGATGTAGGTTTGATGACAAATACCTCTCCACCCATGGTATTAGTGGAGGATGAGTATCATATAAGTGACATTGTGTGAAATTGACAATGACAATTAAgagaataaacacaataatcctacaaaataaaaaacatacaaaacaacatattatttataactatgTCTTCCTTATCCATATCATGTTTTTATTCATCTATCGTACATCTCATCCATGATACCAAACGGTATCAAAGGTGCATACATAAAGGGCCATGTTTTAAAAATACTTGTTCTCTAAGACTTTGAGACCTTGTTTTGCTCTCATATCATTTGTTCAATTGTCGCTTCTTCTGTTCAAAGTACCTTACATCTGTTCCTAATTTGAGCGATTGATATGTTGCAGGATCGGCCATCGACAAAGGTCCAGGCTGCTCCTGGTGGAGGTTCTTCTCTGGGATACCTGTTTGGTGGTGGCAGCAAATAAAGTTAGATCACCTGAAGCCTTGATGACATGTTTACTCTTGTTTTGTGTGGTAAAACGTAGTTGTGTGCGGTGTGCTGTGCCCCATATATACTGGGTGATTTCAATGTGGTTTCTGGTCAAATAACACTCAAGCTTGTATTCTCAACCACCAATGCGATATGCTCTGTAATATAATCCTTGTTAATTCATTCACTGTTTTATGCCATCAATGGGTTCAGCGAGAATAGGAATATCTTTGTCATGGCCCAAGCATGGTGTAGGCCACAAGATGGCCTAATAATCATTATTCTTAAGGTGCAGGTGAGCGAGCCACACCATTCAAATAGCTCAAAGACCATTCAAGTTCTAGTATCTTAAGCACTCGGCCTTGATTATGGAAaaaaagtatatttttaattgccATTTCTATAAAATCTTGAGTTACGTGAATCTATAAAGTGCTTCCATTTCGAACGTGCTTGATGcttgggaaaaaaaaattgagttcAAGGTCTAATTTTTGGATCAGACCAACTTGATGATATGATTGTGGCATGAACAATTGAAATGAACTCGTAGAGTTAAAAATGAGAAGGAAAGAAACAAATAAAaccgaaaaaaaattattgaacaaGAAGTTACAAAAGGAGGCCAATGATATCGTTTGCATTTTAAATAACATTCGGTCGAGTGGAAGGTCGTGGAGCAGGAATGATCCCCCATCTCCGACGAACGTCTTCCAAGTCTTCTTCAAAATGGCGCTCGTAGTATACACACATCAAGTCTGTGGATCTCATGCCGGCTCTAATAGCCCAAGGGAAGTATTGCTGATAAAACAATTTTCTCTGCCTCTCACTGAATCTAGCTGTGCCTCCAACGACAGAGAGAGCACACATTGGAAGTAGCATTTGCTCGAATTCAATAACCTTCAAGGCCGATTCACCAATTAAATTGGTAGGAAGGTCGAAGAGGGTGTGCCAGAAATCGTGTACCTCACGAGCACGTGTTGCAACATATGCTAGCTCTTCAGTTTCCATGAACCGAACTGGTGGCCGATCATCTGGGGAGAAATTCCGGGATCCCATAAAGTTTGCGTATGCAGCCCCAAATGTGTTAGATGGAAGGTCCCATGCATGTCCTACACTAGCAGAGATGACACGAGGGCGCTCCAATATCATAGCCTGCAAGGGAACACAGGAGTCGTGGGTTCTTACACAGAGTGAAACGATATAACATTCACAATGATGGTTCGTACTAGTGCCCATATGATTGAACTAAATAacacaagtcaataatcaaTTCCCCTTCCAAATATAAAATCATCAAGTTCCCAGTTTTTTGTTTTTCACATAGTCGATTAGTAAGACAATATTGTCCTGTCCTGCACAGCTGCACTCAAAAGTCTTAAGCACCACATCATGAGTAAAATATGTAACATGAAATTAAACAACTTTGTCCCTGCAGGCATCATATTTGTCGATATAAACCCAATTCAAACAAGAACTTGTCCAGACACAATGGTTTCCACATCAAGCTTCCCATGAGTGGGCACAACAATGCAAATTCGCAAACAAGATTGCCTAGTTTCATGTGCCACTAACCAAAATTGGGACAAATGCACGAGGAAAACCAACTTTAAACTTAATGTTTGTATCTTTGTGTAACATCCGGGTCCATGGTTTTCCAGTTATAAGCATCTTTTGGTGAACATACTAAACTCCAACTCCCATTAACCAACAAAATGGTACATCAAAATCATGGCCACATGCAAATAATCAACTCCAACT
Proteins encoded:
- the LOC140879968 gene encoding pentatricopeptide repeat-containing protein At1g69290 produces the protein MWRRAACLLSRRSFSSEQEIPSLYSFLQPSIFALRRTPQPQPTLSKSQANSLSQPQRSNLETNLQRFLFDHNTDEAWKAFKTFTNCASFPSKSLTNSLIIHLSSLSDAHNIKRAFASVVYLLEKNPSLLEHESVKKLLDSLKIANSGAPAFALVRSMLKNRFFIPFEMWGVVLVDICRQNGSFAPFLSVFHESCRISIDEKLNLMKPDLVACNAVLECYCRELESVRDAEKVIETMSVLGVRPDKYSVGFLGYLYATKGLREKVKELDSFIGRFGISDKSVLSDNVIRGYVKSGDLQSASATILCYLKEGEEQCFSEGTCNEIVEGFLRDGNLKGLANLVMESQKLEPASFEVDKSVGYGVVTACINLGLLDKAHSILHEMNRQGASIGLGAYVPVLKAYSREKRTAEAAQLVTELCNLGLPLDVVIYDSLIESSMSCQDFRSAFSLYRDMRESRVCELKGSYLTIMTGLTEHHRPELMAAFMDEVVQDPGVEVGTHDWNSIIHAFCKAGRMGDARRTFRRMIFLQFEPNEQTYLSLINGYVAIEKYFSVLLLWNEVKRKIFGEGEKRLKLDSSLVDAFLYALVKGGFFDAVMQVVEKSQEMKIFVDKWRYKQAFMETHKKLRVSNLRRRNFRKMESLVAFKNWAGLNA
- the LOC140879969 gene encoding protein SPIRAL1-like 2 isoform X1, yielding MPYINLQRKGDMGRGVSSGGGQSSLGYLFGSGEVPKPSRDNTKDVATESRASHKEPAPAPKPNAAAHPVDVSKQIPAGIQSSTMNNHSRAGGDNICNFITDRPSTKVQAAPGGGSSLGYLFGGGSK
- the LOC140879969 gene encoding protein SPIRAL1-like 2 isoform X2, with translation MGRGVSSGGGQSSLGYLFGSGEVPKPSRDNTKDVATESRASHKEPAPAPKPNAAAHPVDVSKQIPAGIQSSTMNNHSRAGGDNICNFITDRPSTKVQAAPGGGSSLGYLFGGGSK
- the LOC140884110 gene encoding ubiquinone biosynthesis protein COQ4 homolog, mitochondrial gives rise to the protein MIGGALVRLKGWQQAAVAVGSAVGALLDPRRADLIAALGETTGKHAFERVLERMKRSPEGRAMILERPRVISASVGHAWDLPSNTFGAAYANFMGSRNFSPDDRPPVRFMETEELAYVATRAREVHDFWHTLFDLPTNLIGESALKVIEFEQMLLPMCALSVVGGTARFSERQRKLFYQQYFPWAIRAGMRSTDLMCVYYERHFEEDLEDVRRRWGIIPAPRPSTRPNVI